One segment of Stenotrophomonas sp. SAU14A_NAIMI4_8 DNA contains the following:
- a CDS encoding lipocalin family protein — MHLRPALLACLLLITTPAALAAEPVRAVDALDIDRYAGQWHEIAHLPVSFQKKCVADITATYGLRQDGRISVRNRCRTGEGDYLQADGVARPVAGQPGQLEVRFAPDWLSWVPLVWADYWVIALDPDYQWAVVGEPDRKYLWILSREPRMDRALFEQLKARAEQMGYDLAPLRMMAPLVETASP; from the coding sequence ATGCACCTGCGCCCTGCCCTGCTTGCCTGCCTGTTGCTTATTACTACGCCCGCTGCCCTTGCGGCCGAACCGGTGCGCGCGGTCGATGCGCTGGATATCGATCGCTATGCCGGCCAGTGGCACGAAATCGCCCACCTGCCGGTGTCGTTCCAGAAGAAGTGCGTGGCCGACATCACCGCCACCTACGGCCTGCGCCAGGATGGCCGCATCAGCGTGCGCAACCGCTGCCGCACCGGCGAAGGCGACTACCTGCAGGCCGATGGCGTTGCACGCCCGGTGGCCGGCCAGCCCGGGCAGCTGGAAGTGCGTTTCGCTCCGGACTGGTTGAGCTGGGTGCCGCTGGTCTGGGCCGATTACTGGGTGATCGCCCTGGACCCGGACTACCAGTGGGCCGTGGTCGGTGAACCGGACCGCAAGTACCTGTGGATCCTGTCGCGCGAACCGCGCATGGACCGCGCCCTGTTCGAGCAGTTGAAGGCGCGGGCCGAGCAGATGGGCTACGACCTGGCGCCGCTGCGGATGATGGCGCCCCTGGTTGAGACCGCATCGCCCTGA
- a CDS encoding LEA type 2 family protein → MLHRFRIALIILCTLALAACSDGIVKRVSEPAASLQQLTVRADGGWTVALRLQNFSSMPMTFDDVALALTVGDTEAGTLQARPAISIGGVSADVVTLEFTPSAAARLVVADALAGNRTLAYSLKGTVAATPEDKKQRSFDISGRSTLNQAPGLPGVLR, encoded by the coding sequence ATGCTCCACCGCTTCCGTATCGCCTTGATCATCCTGTGCACCCTGGCCCTGGCTGCTTGCAGCGATGGCATCGTCAAGCGTGTTTCGGAACCGGCGGCCAGCCTGCAGCAGTTGACCGTGCGCGCCGACGGCGGCTGGACCGTGGCCCTGCGCCTGCAGAACTTCAGCTCCATGCCCATGACCTTCGATGACGTGGCCCTGGCACTGACCGTCGGCGACACCGAGGCGGGCACCCTGCAGGCCCGCCCGGCCATTTCCATCGGCGGGGTGTCGGCCGATGTGGTCACCCTTGAATTCACCCCCAGCGCCGCCGCGCGCCTGGTGGTGGCCGACGCGCTGGCCGGCAACCGCACCCTGGCCTACAGCCTGAAGGGCACGGTCGCGGCCACGCCCGAAGACAAGAAGCAGCGCAGCTTCGATATTTCCGGCCGCAGCACCCTGAACCAGGCCCCCGGCCTGCCCGGCGTGCTGCGCTGA
- a CDS encoding acyl-CoA dehydrogenase C-terminal domain-containing protein, which yields MSSYTAPLSDLRFALHDVLKVEPLFARLGFTDATADVVDAVLEEAGRFSASVLAPLNSVGDEIGCVLDQASGEVTTPPGFKQAYDQFVDGGWTGLTASPELGGQGLPHTLGVPLNEMINAANLAWGNFPLLSHGAIEALKQHGEAWQHDAFLKPLIEGRWTGTMCLTEPHCGTDLGLLKTKAEPNADGSYAITGTKIFITAGEHDLTENIVHLVLAKLPDAPAGAKGISLFVTPKFKVDRDGNVGERNALRCGSIEHKMGIKGSVTCVMNFDGAQGYLVGQPHKGLQAMFTMMNTARLGVGLQGIGLSERAYQNALKYSRERLQSRALSGPKFPEKAADPILVHPDVRRMLLTIKSLVEGSRLLALHAATLIDVAHSADDAAERERADTLVSFLTPISKACQTEWGIENTYNALQCFGGHGYIREHGMEQLARDARITTLYEGTTGIQALDLIGRKTASSQGAGLKLMLAEIEAFAKEHEGNEALAEFIGPLRAKAAEWGKLTMDVLQRAAGNPDELGAASYDYLFYSGYVVLAYWWARSVAAADASAHGAAFAQGKRETARFYFARVLPRTLSHAAAIQAGAAPLMAMDDERFGA from the coding sequence ATGAGCAGCTATACCGCACCGCTTTCCGACCTCCGTTTCGCCCTGCACGACGTGCTCAAGGTGGAACCGCTGTTCGCCCGCCTGGGCTTCACCGACGCCACCGCCGACGTGGTCGATGCCGTGCTGGAAGAAGCCGGCCGTTTCAGTGCCAGCGTGCTGGCGCCGCTGAACAGCGTGGGCGATGAAATCGGCTGCGTGCTCGACCAGGCCAGCGGCGAAGTAACCACCCCGCCCGGCTTCAAGCAGGCATACGACCAGTTCGTGGACGGCGGCTGGACCGGCCTGACCGCATCGCCGGAACTGGGCGGCCAGGGCCTGCCGCACACCCTGGGCGTGCCGCTGAATGAAATGATCAACGCCGCCAACCTGGCCTGGGGCAACTTCCCGCTGCTCTCGCATGGCGCCATCGAAGCGCTGAAGCAGCACGGCGAAGCGTGGCAGCACGACGCCTTCCTGAAGCCGCTGATCGAAGGACGCTGGACCGGCACGATGTGCCTGACCGAACCGCACTGCGGCACCGACCTGGGCCTGCTGAAGACCAAGGCCGAGCCGAACGCCGACGGCAGCTACGCGATCACTGGCACCAAGATCTTCATCACCGCCGGCGAACATGACTTGACCGAAAACATCGTGCATCTGGTGCTGGCCAAGCTGCCCGACGCACCGGCCGGCGCCAAGGGCATCTCGCTGTTCGTCACCCCCAAGTTCAAGGTCGACCGCGACGGCAATGTCGGCGAGCGCAACGCACTGCGCTGCGGCTCGATCGAGCACAAGATGGGCATCAAGGGTTCGGTCACCTGCGTGATGAACTTCGATGGTGCACAGGGCTATCTGGTGGGCCAGCCGCACAAGGGCCTGCAGGCCATGTTCACCATGATGAACACTGCGCGCCTGGGCGTTGGCCTGCAGGGCATCGGCCTGTCCGAGCGCGCCTACCAGAACGCGCTGAAGTACAGCCGCGAGCGCCTGCAGTCGCGCGCCCTGAGCGGGCCGAAATTCCCGGAAAAGGCCGCCGATCCGATCCTGGTACACCCGGACGTGCGGCGCATGCTGCTGACCATCAAGTCGCTGGTGGAAGGCAGCCGCCTGCTGGCCCTGCATGCCGCCACCCTGATCGACGTGGCACACAGCGCCGACGATGCGGCCGAGCGCGAGCGCGCTGACACCCTGGTCAGCTTCCTCACCCCCATCTCGAAGGCCTGCCAGACCGAATGGGGCATCGAGAACACCTACAACGCGCTGCAGTGCTTCGGTGGCCACGGCTACATCCGCGAACACGGCATGGAGCAGCTGGCGCGCGACGCCCGCATCACCACGCTGTATGAGGGCACCACCGGCATCCAGGCGCTGGACCTGATCGGCCGCAAGACCGCCTCCAGCCAGGGCGCCGGCCTGAAGCTGATGCTGGCCGAGATCGAAGCCTTCGCCAAGGAACACGAAGGCAACGAGGCCCTGGCCGAGTTCATCGGCCCGCTGCGCGCCAAGGCCGCCGAATGGGGCAAGCTGACGATGGACGTACTGCAGCGCGCGGCCGGCAACCCGGACGAACTGGGCGCGGCCAGCTACGACTACCTGTTCTATTCCGGATACGTGGTACTGGCCTACTGGTGGGCACGCAGCGTGGCCGCCGCCGATGCCAGCGCACACGGCGCCGCCTTCGCCCAGGGCAAGCGCGAAACCGCACGCTTCTACTTCGCCCGCGTGCTGCCGCGCACCCTCAGCCACGCCGCCGCCATCCAGGCCGGCGCCGCCCCGCTGATGGCCATGGACGACGAACGCTTCGGCGCCTGA
- a CDS encoding HNH endonuclease, which translates to METDTTRLGLIDTGASFSAPGAEASPNAGTLHRPGTVRLLSLDAHGRVLDWITWQDAACLYARDAVAWTLGDPCLHIHGGTNRLSGTQSGMDLHPIIAARGHARSRAIDPTPNLTNPALFARDAHLCLYCGQQFNRPTLTRDHVIPLSKGGLDCWENVVTACFHCNSRKSDRTPQQAGMPLLAVPYRPSWIEHLILSNRNILADQMAFLKAQLPKRSKLST; encoded by the coding sequence ATGGAGACAGACACTACACGCTTGGGTCTGATCGATACCGGAGCCTCGTTTTCTGCTCCGGGCGCCGAAGCATCGCCCAACGCAGGCACCCTGCACCGCCCGGGAACGGTCCGGCTGCTGTCCCTGGACGCCCACGGCCGTGTACTGGACTGGATCACCTGGCAGGACGCAGCCTGTCTCTACGCCCGCGACGCCGTGGCCTGGACCCTGGGCGATCCCTGCCTGCATATCCACGGTGGCACCAACCGGCTCAGCGGCACGCAGAGCGGCATGGACCTGCACCCGATCATCGCCGCACGTGGCCACGCCCGTTCGCGCGCCATCGACCCCACGCCGAACCTGACCAACCCGGCCCTGTTCGCCCGCGATGCACACCTGTGCCTGTACTGCGGCCAGCAGTTCAACCGTCCCACGCTTACCCGCGACCACGTCATTCCGCTGTCCAAGGGCGGTCTGGACTGCTGGGAAAACGTAGTCACCGCCTGCTTCCACTGCAATTCGCGCAAGAGCGACCGCACCCCGCAACAGGCCGGCATGCCCTTGCTGGCAGTACCGTACCGGCCCAGCTGGATCGAGCACCTGATCCTGTCCAACCGCAACATCCTGGCCGACCAGATGGCCTTCCTGAAGGCACAGTTGCCCAAGCGTTCCAAGCTCAGCACCTGA
- the dxs gene encoding 1-deoxy-D-xylulose-5-phosphate synthase, protein MIDSARYPRLARIRTPDDLRTFDESEMRAVADELRAYLIESVGKSGGHFAAGLGVIELTVALHYLYKTPHDQLVWDVGHQTYPHKILTGRRDEIHTVKQKDGVAPFPKREESEYDTFGVGHSSTSISAALGMAIARQAAGDERQVVAVIGDGAMTAGMAFEALMHAGGMDPEPNLLVILNDNNMSISEAVGGLTKMLGRATGSRTLNALREGGKKILGDKKNNPARFVKRWEEHWKGMFVPSTMFEEMGFHYTGPIDGHDMPALLSTLKTLRASKGPKLLHVMTTKGKGYEPAEGDQIGYHAVGPFDPDKGLVAKAGAKKPTYTDVFSDWLCDAAAAEPRLYGITPAMREGSGLVRFSKEYPQRYFDVAIAEQHAVTLAAGMATQGGKPVVAIYSTFLQRAYDQLVHDVAIQDLDVLFAIDRAGVVGPDGATHAGNLDLSFLRCVPNMVVMAPSDEAECRQMLSTGLQHPGPAAVRYPRGSGTGVAAGTDLSTLPIGKGELRVQGSRIALLAFGSTVPAAEQVGRELGLSVVNMRFIKPLDRELVLAMAAQHDGLVTIEDNVVAGGAGSAVGELLNAEDVLRPILHLGLPDAFQHHASREDLLAEAGIDAAGIRAAVLKRWPQLANGAAPLSAAS, encoded by the coding sequence ATGATCGACTCTGCCCGCTATCCCCGCCTCGCGCGCATCCGCACCCCGGATGACCTGCGCACGTTCGACGAATCCGAGATGCGCGCGGTCGCCGATGAACTGCGCGCCTACCTGATCGAATCGGTGGGCAAGAGCGGTGGCCACTTCGCCGCCGGCCTGGGCGTGATCGAACTCACCGTGGCGCTGCATTACCTGTACAAGACCCCGCACGACCAGCTGGTCTGGGACGTGGGCCACCAGACCTACCCGCACAAGATCCTCACCGGCCGCCGCGACGAGATCCACACCGTCAAGCAGAAGGACGGCGTCGCGCCGTTCCCCAAGCGCGAGGAAAGCGAGTACGACACCTTCGGGGTCGGCCATTCGTCCACCTCCATTTCTGCGGCGCTGGGCATGGCCATCGCGCGCCAGGCCGCCGGCGATGAACGCCAGGTGGTGGCGGTGATCGGCGATGGCGCCATGACCGCCGGCATGGCCTTCGAAGCGCTGATGCACGCCGGTGGCATGGACCCCGAACCGAACCTGCTGGTGATCCTCAACGACAACAACATGTCGATTTCCGAGGCTGTCGGCGGGCTGACCAAGATGCTCGGCCGCGCCACCGGCAGCCGCACGCTGAACGCACTGCGCGAAGGCGGCAAGAAGATCCTGGGCGACAAGAAGAACAATCCCGCGCGCTTCGTCAAGCGCTGGGAAGAACACTGGAAGGGCATGTTCGTGCCCTCCACGATGTTCGAGGAAATGGGCTTCCACTACACCGGCCCGATCGACGGCCACGACATGCCGGCCCTGCTGTCCACGCTGAAGACGCTGCGCGCCTCCAAGGGGCCGAAGCTGCTGCACGTGATGACCACCAAGGGCAAGGGCTACGAGCCCGCCGAAGGCGACCAGATCGGCTATCACGCCGTGGGGCCGTTCGATCCGGACAAGGGCCTGGTGGCCAAGGCCGGCGCCAAGAAGCCGACCTACACCGATGTGTTCAGCGACTGGCTGTGCGATGCCGCCGCCGCCGAACCGCGCCTGTACGGCATCACCCCGGCCATGCGCGAGGGCTCGGGCCTGGTGCGCTTCAGCAAGGAATACCCGCAGCGCTACTTCGACGTGGCCATCGCCGAGCAGCACGCGGTCACCCTGGCCGCCGGCATGGCCACCCAGGGCGGCAAGCCGGTCGTGGCGATCTATTCCACGTTCCTGCAGCGCGCCTACGACCAGCTGGTGCACGACGTGGCCATCCAGGACCTGGACGTGCTGTTCGCCATCGACCGCGCCGGCGTGGTCGGCCCGGACGGTGCCACCCATGCCGGCAACCTGGACCTGAGCTTCCTGCGCTGCGTGCCGAACATGGTGGTGATGGCACCGTCTGACGAGGCCGAATGCCGGCAGATGCTCAGCACCGGCCTGCAGCACCCGGGCCCGGCCGCGGTGCGCTACCCGCGTGGCAGCGGCACCGGCGTTGCCGCCGGCACCGATCTGTCCACCTTGCCGATCGGCAAGGGCGAGCTGCGCGTGCAGGGCAGCCGCATCGCGCTGCTCGCCTTCGGCAGCACGGTTCCGGCCGCCGAGCAGGTGGGCCGCGAACTGGGCCTGAGCGTGGTCAACATGCGCTTCATCAAGCCGCTGGACCGCGAGCTGGTGCTGGCCATGGCCGCCCAGCACGACGGCCTGGTGACGATTGAGGACAACGTGGTGGCCGGCGGCGCCGGCTCGGCCGTGGGCGAGCTGCTGAATGCAGAAGACGTGCTGCGCCCGATCCTGCACCTGGGCCTGCCCGATGCCTTCCAGCACCATGCCAGCCGCGAAGACCTGCTGGCCGAGGCCGGGATCGACGCGGCCGGCATTCGCGCGGCGGTGCTCAAGCGCTGGCCGCAGTTGGCCAATGGCGCGGCGCCGTTGAGCGCGGCCAGCTGA
- a CDS encoding DUF3011 domain-containing protein — protein sequence MGKELRGWTLGALLPLLALAGTAQAQRYGYDERYDDRGSSGIVRCESVKGRSNECRLDGRARLIRQLSGSPCVEGDTWGQSRSGVWVTRGCRAEFVGESRGGWGGGHGWGGGNGGGQVIACHSNDHRQQYCDARVRRGVRLVRQESRSACIEGRSWGWDRRGVWVSDGCRAQFQVN from the coding sequence ATGGGCAAGGAACTGCGTGGTTGGACGCTGGGCGCTCTGCTGCCCCTGCTGGCGCTGGCCGGCACGGCGCAGGCCCAGCGCTATGGCTACGACGAGCGTTACGACGATCGCGGCAGCAGTGGCATCGTGCGCTGCGAGTCGGTGAAGGGCCGCAGCAACGAATGCCGTCTGGACGGGCGGGCGCGCTTGATCCGCCAGCTGTCCGGCTCGCCCTGCGTGGAAGGTGATACCTGGGGCCAGTCGCGGTCGGGCGTGTGGGTGACCCGCGGCTGCCGTGCCGAGTTCGTCGGTGAATCCCGCGGTGGATGGGGCGGCGGCCATGGCTGGGGCGGTGGTAACGGCGGCGGCCAGGTGATTGCCTGCCATTCCAACGATCATCGCCAGCAGTACTGCGATGCGCGGGTGCGCCGCGGCGTGCGCCTGGTGCGGCAGGAATCGCGCAGCGCCTGCATTGAAGGCCGCAGCTGGGGCTGGGACCGTCGCGGGGTCTGGGTGAGCGATGGCTGCCGGGCGCAGTTCCAGGTGAACTGA
- a CDS encoding DUF1653 domain-containing protein, whose translation MTELSPLPALAPGRYRHFKGGLYQVVDIVRSSETLEPMVLYRALYGEGGLWVRPYPMFVEQVPGADGPQPRFARIGD comes from the coding sequence ATGACCGAATTGTCCCCCCTGCCCGCCTTGGCCCCGGGCCGCTACCGCCACTTCAAGGGCGGCCTGTACCAGGTCGTGGATATCGTGCGCAGCAGCGAAACCCTGGAACCGATGGTGCTGTACCGCGCGCTGTACGGCGAAGGCGGACTGTGGGTGCGGCCCTACCCGATGTTCGTCGAGCAGGTGCCCGGCGCCGACGGCCCGCAGCCGCGCTTCGCCCGCATCGGCGACTGA
- a CDS encoding transporter: MRRLLIPCLWLLAMPALADELPAFDRPGLGFGTDTVPRGALAVEVGLPTWQRDRDRDGVRTRSLAGDVLLRTGLSEHLELQVSTTPWQRQSVRSADLPAQRQHGSGDTQLAVKWAGPGSTERTAWALLASAVVARGDADFSDGRQYALALSVEQALGERWSAALYASHQRGDGERSTTWSPSLSQAATDRLSLFVEAGLTHSRGAPDQRVAGAGITWMLRPRVQLDASFDAGLDADSPDLQVGTGLAVYFD; encoded by the coding sequence ATGCGCCGCCTCCTGATTCCGTGCCTGTGGCTGCTGGCCATGCCGGCCCTGGCCGACGAACTGCCGGCCTTTGATCGTCCCGGCCTGGGCTTCGGCACCGATACGGTGCCGCGCGGCGCGCTGGCAGTGGAAGTCGGCCTGCCCACCTGGCAACGCGACCGCGACCGCGACGGCGTGCGCACCCGCTCGCTGGCGGGCGACGTACTGTTGCGCACCGGGCTTTCAGAGCACCTGGAACTGCAGGTGTCGACCACCCCATGGCAGCGCCAGAGCGTACGCAGCGCAGACCTGCCGGCGCAGCGCCAGCACGGCAGCGGCGATACCCAGCTTGCCGTGAAGTGGGCCGGCCCAGGCAGCACCGAGCGCACCGCGTGGGCGCTGCTGGCCAGTGCCGTGGTGGCACGTGGCGATGCCGATTTCAGCGATGGACGCCAGTATGCGCTCGCGCTCAGCGTGGAACAGGCGCTGGGCGAACGCTGGAGCGCGGCGCTGTATGCCAGCCACCAGCGTGGCGACGGCGAGCGCAGCACCACCTGGTCACCCAGCCTGTCGCAGGCGGCCACTGACCGCCTGAGTCTGTTTGTCGAAGCCGGCCTGACCCACAGCCGCGGCGCACCGGACCAGCGCGTGGCCGGTGCGGGGATCACCTGGATGCTGCGCCCGCGCGTGCAGCTGGACGCCTCCTTCGACGCCGGCCTGGATGCCGACAGCCCGGATCTGCAGGTGGGCACCGGTCTGGCGGTCTACTTCGACTGA
- a CDS encoding TetR/AcrR family transcriptional regulator — MSAPSPRIRRNAPDSVRQALLLCTARLIAQHGLAALTVQDVADAAGVSKGALFHHFANKQALIDAALAALTDDFEVHVRFLLEQDDIAYGRFSRAYVRACFDHLLQQEQANDIGLSLAHLLEPALLAHWRAWMRRLLAEFPAEACDARLYAARCVADGYWATAYGQPLGEEERRSALAMAQEALKLCRSPSETLSAAA, encoded by the coding sequence ATGTCCGCCCCTTCTCCCCGTATCCGCCGCAACGCGCCGGACAGCGTGCGCCAGGCGCTGCTGCTGTGCACCGCCCGCCTGATCGCCCAGCACGGCTTGGCTGCGCTGACCGTGCAGGACGTGGCCGATGCCGCCGGTGTCAGCAAGGGCGCGCTGTTCCACCACTTCGCCAACAAGCAGGCCTTGATCGACGCTGCCCTGGCCGCACTCACCGACGACTTCGAAGTGCACGTACGTTTCCTGCTCGAGCAGGATGACATCGCCTATGGCCGCTTCAGCCGCGCCTATGTGCGCGCCTGCTTCGATCACCTGCTGCAGCAGGAACAGGCCAACGATATCGGCCTGAGCCTGGCCCATCTGCTTGAACCGGCCCTGCTGGCGCACTGGCGTGCGTGGATGCGGCGCCTGTTGGCCGAATTCCCCGCCGAGGCGTGCGACGCACGTCTGTACGCCGCACGTTGCGTGGCCGATGGCTACTGGGCCACGGCTTACGGGCAACCGCTCGGCGAGGAAGAGCGCCGCAGTGCCCTGGCCATGGCGCAGGAAGCACTGAAGCTGTGCCGCTCGCCGTCGGAGACCCTGTCGGCGGCAGCCTAG
- a CDS encoding DUF1328 domain-containing protein, giving the protein MIKWAIIFAIIGLIAGVLGFGGIAGAAVGIAKFLFWAGIIIAVILFVLGMKVAKKVA; this is encoded by the coding sequence ATGATCAAGTGGGCCATCATTTTCGCCATCATCGGCCTGATTGCCGGCGTGCTGGGCTTCGGCGGCATCGCCGGTGCGGCCGTGGGGATCGCCAAGTTCCTGTTCTGGGCCGGCATCATCATCGCCGTGATCCTGTTCGTGCTGGGCATGAAGGTGGCCAAGAAGGTCGCCTAG
- a CDS encoding LysE family translocator, with translation MALQTWWWFLATVFVLCGTPGPNMLHILGRSVGLGFRRSVPAMAGCLLAMLLVLAASAAGLSAVLRSSPLVFDVLRYLGVAYLAWLGIKAWRDSLQVSAESTGDAPLPALVHGHAAVFRGGLLVGLSNPKLLLFAAAFLPQFIDPARAQGMQYAVLVATFAGCELFWYVMYAAGGHGLRRWLARPFAQRWFERLVGTVFLAFAVALLRFRPR, from the coding sequence ATGGCACTGCAAACCTGGTGGTGGTTCCTGGCCACCGTATTCGTGCTGTGTGGCACACCCGGTCCGAACATGCTGCACATCCTCGGCCGCAGTGTCGGGCTGGGCTTCCGCCGCAGCGTGCCGGCCATGGCCGGTTGCCTGTTGGCCATGCTGCTGGTGCTGGCCGCGTCGGCAGCAGGCCTGAGTGCGGTACTGCGCTCATCGCCGCTGGTGTTCGACGTACTGCGTTACCTGGGCGTGGCCTACCTGGCCTGGCTGGGCATCAAGGCCTGGCGTGACAGCCTGCAGGTGAGTGCCGAAAGCACTGGCGACGCGCCGCTGCCGGCGCTGGTGCACGGCCACGCGGCGGTGTTCCGCGGCGGCCTGCTGGTGGGCCTGAGCAATCCCAAGCTGCTGCTGTTCGCCGCAGCATTCCTGCCGCAGTTCATCGATCCGGCACGTGCGCAGGGCATGCAGTACGCGGTGCTGGTGGCCACCTTCGCTGGCTGCGAACTGTTCTGGTATGTGATGTACGCCGCCGGTGGCCATGGCCTGCGCCGCTGGCTGGCCAGGCCGTTCGCGCAGCGCTGGTTCGAACGCCTGGTGGGCACCGTGTTCCTGGCGTTCGCCGTGGCCCTGCTGCGCTTCCGGCCGCGCTGA
- a CDS encoding aspartate/glutamate racemase family protein produces the protein MKTLGLIGGMSWESSAQYYRLINEDVRQRLGGAHSAQLLLWSVDFARIKQLQHDGDWDALGAEMIDAARRLQAGGADLLVVCTNTMHKLAPQLEAACPLPLLHIADPTANAILRADLRTVGLLGTAFTMEEDFYRKRLSERFGLQVLVPDADDRRDVHDIIYRELIAGVVSEASRQRYVEVIARLVARGAEAIILGCTEIMLLVREQDSPVPLFDTTTLHARAAVDAALADAL, from the coding sequence ATGAAGACCTTGGGCCTGATTGGCGGCATGAGCTGGGAAAGCTCGGCGCAGTACTACCGCCTCATCAACGAGGATGTCCGCCAGCGGCTGGGCGGCGCGCACTCGGCGCAGCTGCTGCTGTGGTCGGTGGATTTTGCCCGCATCAAACAGCTGCAGCACGACGGCGACTGGGACGCGCTGGGCGCGGAGATGATCGACGCCGCCCGCCGGCTGCAGGCAGGTGGGGCCGACCTGCTGGTGGTCTGCACCAACACCATGCACAAGCTGGCCCCACAACTGGAAGCGGCCTGCCCGCTGCCGCTGCTGCATATCGCCGATCCGACCGCCAACGCCATCCTACGCGCCGACCTGCGCACGGTCGGCCTGCTCGGCACCGCCTTCACCATGGAAGAAGACTTCTACCGCAAGCGGCTGAGCGAGCGCTTCGGGTTGCAGGTGCTGGTGCCGGACGCCGACGACCGCCGCGACGTGCACGACATCATCTACCGCGAGCTGATTGCCGGCGTGGTGAGTGAAGCCTCGCGGCAGCGCTATGTGGAGGTGATCGCACGCCTGGTGGCGCGCGGCGCCGAAGCCATCATCCTGGGATGCACCGAGATCATGCTGCTGGTACGGGAACAGGACAGCCCGGTACCGCTGTTCGATACCACCACCCTGCACGCCCGTGCCGCGGTGGACGCCGCGCTGGCCGACGCTTTGTAG
- a CDS encoding phosphotyrosine protein phosphatase, with the protein MINLLFVCSRNQLRSPTAEAIWRRRPGFNARSAGTSPHAPRPISVQDLRWADVIFVMEAKHQHRLHAQFARLLLHTPLHCLDIPDDYACMEPALMALLETRVGACLAERTGQRA; encoded by the coding sequence ATGATCAACCTGCTCTTCGTCTGCAGCCGCAACCAGTTGCGCAGCCCCACCGCCGAAGCCATCTGGCGACGGCGGCCGGGCTTCAACGCGCGCTCGGCCGGCACCAGTCCGCATGCACCGCGGCCCATCAGCGTGCAGGATCTGCGCTGGGCCGATGTGATCTTCGTGATGGAAGCCAAGCACCAGCATCGCCTGCACGCGCAGTTCGCGCGTCTGCTGCTGCACACGCCGCTGCACTGCCTGGACATTCCTGACGATTACGCCTGCATGGAGCCGGCATTGATGGCGCTGCTGGAAACGCGCGTGGGCGCGTGCCTGGCCGAGCGGACAGGCCAACGCGCGTAA
- a CDS encoding MerR family transcriptional regulator yields the protein MLDPGSNRELPPIPAKRYFTIGEVSELCDVKPHVLRYWETEFPSLEPAKRRGNRRYYQRHDVLMVRQIRSLLYEQGYTIGGARLRLDGPDAREESALSNQIIKQVRMELEEVLQLLRR from the coding sequence ATGCTGGATCCGGGCAGTAACCGCGAACTTCCGCCGATCCCGGCCAAGCGCTACTTCACCATTGGTGAAGTAAGCGAGCTGTGCGACGTCAAGCCGCACGTGCTGCGCTACTGGGAAACCGAATTTCCCAGCCTTGAGCCGGCCAAGCGCCGTGGCAACCGCCGCTACTACCAGCGCCACGACGTGCTGATGGTGCGGCAGATCCGCAGCCTGCTGTACGAACAGGGTTACACCATCGGCGGCGCGCGCCTGCGCCTGGACGGTCCGGATGCGCGCGAGGAATCGGCGCTGAGCAACCAGATCATCAAGCAGGTGCGGATGGAACTGGAAGAAGTGCTGCAACTGCTGCGACGCTGA
- a CDS encoding integration host factor subunit alpha, producing the protein MALTKAEMAEKLFDEVGLNKREAKEFVDAFFDVLREALEQGRQVKLSGFGNFDLRRKSQRPGRNPKTGEEIPISARTVVTFRPGQKLKERVEAYAGSGQ; encoded by the coding sequence ATGGCATTGACCAAGGCGGAGATGGCGGAAAAGTTGTTCGACGAAGTCGGTCTGAACAAGCGGGAAGCCAAGGAATTCGTCGACGCGTTTTTCGATGTGCTGCGTGAAGCATTGGAACAGGGACGTCAGGTGAAGCTGTCGGGCTTCGGTAATTTCGATCTGCGGCGCAAGAGCCAGCGCCCGGGTCGCAACCCCAAGACCGGCGAGGAAATTCCCATTTCCGCCCGTACGGTGGTCACCTTCCGTCCGGGCCAGAAGCTCAAGGAGAGGGTGGAAGCTTATGCTGGATCCGGGCAGTAA